The Thermococcus eurythermalis genomic sequence GTCGTTCCCATCGAAGGAAAGAGGGTTATGGTGATTGGAGCCGGCCACACTGCAGTTGATGCCGCAATGGAGAGCCTGCTCCTCGGCGCTGAAAAGGTCTACATGAGCTACAGGAGGACAATAAGGGAGGCCCCTGCCGGAGCATACGAGATTAACCTCCTCCAGAAGAGGGGCGTCAAGTGGCTTGAGCTGACAGTCCCTGTCCGCATAATCGGTGAGAACGGCAAGGTGAAGGCCATTGAGCTCCAGAAGTGCAAACTGAGCGAACCCGACGAGACCGGCAGGAAGAGGCCCATACCCATAGAGGGCTCGAACTTCCAGATAGACGTTGACTACGTAATCTTCGCCGTGGGCCAGAGGCCGACCCCACCTAAGGGGGCTGAAATTGCCGTTGACAAGAAGGGCAGGATAATAGTGGACTCAAGGCACATGACGAGCATAGAGGGAGTTTTTGCCGCCGGCGACGTTGCCACCGGCCCCTCGAAGGTTGGAAGGGCCGTTTTGGACGGCCTTTTGGCGGCTGAAAGCATGCACCACTGGCTTATGGAGGTGAGAAAATGAGGAGGATACTCCACGTTGACTACAGCCTCTGTATAGGGTGTGAGACCTGCCAGGGGGTCTGTGAGTTCCTCCACCACGGAAAGCCAAACATAAGGATATACTACACAATGAGCGGTCTCCCAATCCCGATAAACTGCCGCCACTGTGAAAAGGCCCCGTGTATGGAGATATGCCCCGTCGGCGCCATTTCAAGGGACCACGACGGCGCTGTTATCGTGGACCCCCAGAGGTGCATTGGGTGTTTCATGTGCCTTGCAGTGTGCCCGTTTGGCGTCCCGAGCTTCAACGTGGAAGTGAGGGCAATCACAAAGTGCGACATGTGTGCAGACAGGCGCGAGCTTGGAATGGAGCCGGCGTGCAAGGAGATGTGCCCGGCTGAGGCAATATTCTTCGGAAAGCCGGAGGAAGTAGAGGACAGGGTCAGGAGGAGGACCGCGGAGAAGATAGCGAGGGAGAGGATTTCGTCGGAGTCCTTCGAGAGCTTTGGTCAGATGCTATGACCTTCTTTTTTTTCAGTTTCTGTTCATAAGTTCGCCGTATGCCGGCGGGAAAACCGCTCGTGTTCTAAGGGCGCCCCTTGGCGTCTTGTCCAGCTACAAGTAGATGAACAGGGCTATCATGAAGAGGGTAGCTCCACTGAAAAGGCACAGCGCCGATTATCTTTAGTGTATAACTAGTGTATAACCAACCGCCAGAACGAGCACAACTGGCAGCAGAACCCTGTAGAGTGTCTTCCATTCCATACGACCAAGGATAAAAAGAACGTCCAGAAAGTTTTTATTAGGCGAACCAAACTCCAATGGGGTGTAAGATGAAAAGACTGCTAATGCTCATGCTCCTAATTCTTGCAATCCCAGTGAGTGCCTCACCCGTCAAGCTCTGGAGTTATTCCGACACCTGCGCAGTGTTCTCGCTCTCGATGAACTCTAACGGCTCCATCGGTCTGGCGTTTGGTTACTACGCTGAGCTTTTGGGCCCCGATGGAAAACTCCTCTGGAAGGGCCCTACGAGGGGAATAGCCTATTCCTCTGCCCTTTCTGAGAACAATATCCTCCTGATAGGAACGGAGGGCAGATGGATTCAGGCCTTTGAAAATGGCAAAATAATATGGGAAAAAGAGCTCAATAACGCCGTTGTTAGCGTCTCAATAAGTCCCAACGGAGATTTTGCCGTCGCCGGCGACGCATCGGGCTGGGTCTACTTCTTTAAAGATGGAAACCTTGTGTGGGAGAAAAAGATCAGCGACTATGTCTGGGCCGTTGTGTTCCAGGACGGAAAAGTCTTTGTTGGTTCAAACAATGGCCTTTCAGTCTTCTCAACAGAAGGGGAGCTAATCTGGGACACCAATCCCGGGCCCGTGAGAAAGACTTCGATAGCCGACGATGTGGTGGTAGCCCTCGTTGTCCCCAGATCCGAGTCTTGGAGCGAGCTGGTTGCCTTTGATCTAAACGGGAAAATCCTCTGGCGGTACAGATTTCCTGGATACGCAAGGGCCGTCGACACTGATGGGGAAAACATCGCAGTCGCCGGAAACTTTGGGAACGTCACCCTCTTCAGTATTGATGGAAAACTCCTCTACTCGAAACCACTGATCGGCTACGCCTACGATGTCGCAACGATGAAAAAATATACAGTGGTGGGCTATGGAAAGACGGTGGAGCTAATAGCCCCCAACGGAACCGTCGTCTGGTTCGAGCGCTTCAACGGAACGGTTTATCACGTCGCGTTCTCTCCAAAGGGTTACTTTCTCACGGAACACGGCTCCCATGACGTCCAGAACTGTTACGGCACCATCGACGCATGGGCCCTCACCGGAACCCCCACAGTTACGGCGCAAGAATCTAATAGAAAGACCGGCGTTAACCCGTGCATCACAGGGGGTCTTATCGCCCTCGTGGTTCTTATGGGGGTACTGTTATGGCGGAAGCGGTCGTAGCGAAGAACCTCGTCAAGCGCTACGGCGACTTCGAGGCCGTGAAGGGGATAAGCTTTACGGTCAAAAAAGGGGAAGCCTTTGCCCTCCTCGGCCCGAACGGGGCTGGGAAGACAACCACTGTAAAGATGCTGACGACACTGACTTCAATTACCTCCGGCGAGGCATACGTGAACGGCTTCGATGTCAAAAGGGAGAAGCTCGCGGTGAGGCGCTCGATAGGTCTTGTCCCCGACGTCTCCAACCTCTACGACGAGCTGACGGTCCGAGAGAACCTGCTCTTCATGGCCAAGCTCTACGATGCCCCACCAAGCAGAGTGGACGAGCTGATAAAGGAGTTCGAGCTCCCAGCCGACAGGAAGTTCGGCAGGCTGAGCACGGGCTTCAAGCGAAGGGCCACGATCGCAGCTGCCCTCGTCCACGAGCCGGAGGTGCTGTTCCTCGACGAGCCCACCAACGGGCTCGATGTCCACTCCGCCAAGGCCGTCAGAGCCCTGATACGCTACCTCAATAAGAAGGGCATGACAGTTTTCATAACAACCCACAACATGGTTGAAGCCGAGACAATACCCCAGAGAATAGCGATAATGAGGGACGGCCGGATAGTTGCCGAGGGAAAGAGGAACGAACTGGCGAAGCTGGTTGGGAAGAAAAAGATTGTTAAACTCTCGGTTGAGCCCCTGACGTCGTCCCTTTTGAGGGCCCTTGAGCGTTACAACCCCTCCTTTGAAGAGGAGGGACTCGTTTTTGAGGTAGATGATGTTGATGCCTTCCTCGATGAGTTATACTCTCTCAAAACTGAGCTCGGTTTCAGAATTGAGGGGCTGTGCACCGAGATTCCCGGCATTGAAGAGGTCTTCGTCGAGCTGACAAAGGGCTGTTCCTGCGGGGGGTGCCCGCTTTGAAGGTTCTGGCGATAGCCGAGAAGGAGCTCAAAGAATACGTCCTTAAGCCGGGTTCAATAAGCTGGGGAGTGATATTTCCGCTCGTATTTACCCTCGCCTTCGCGGTGCGCTTTGGGGACGTTGACCACCTGGCACCGGGTCTGCTCACGATTTCGGTTCTCTTCGGGACGACATCTTTCGTGTCCTCCTCCGTAGTCTTCGAGAGACGGCTTAGGACGTTTGAAAGGCTCCTCGTCGCGCCCGTTAGCTACCTGGAGATTACCCTTGCCAAAGTTTTGGTTGCATCGGCCTTTGGAATCTTTGTGGGCCTCGTCAGCCTTACCTTTCTCCACTTTTTCATGGTCTATCCAATCTGGAACATTCCGCTGTTAGTGTTGTTTCTGACAATTTCAGCGGTTGTATTCTCTGCCTTTGGCCTCTACGTCTCCCTCGTGCCCGAGAACCCGATAAACGCAATGACGTGGCTCAACCTCATAAGACTGCCGATGATGTTCACGAGCGGGGCGATAGTGTCCCTCCTGCTCTTCCCGAGGTGGTTCATTGCGGTCGGCCTGCTCACGCCGATGACCTACG encodes the following:
- a CDS encoding ABC transporter permease; translation: MPALKVLAIAEKELKEYVLKPGSISWGVIFPLVFTLAFAVRFGDVDHLAPGLLTISVLFGTTSFVSSSVVFERRLRTFERLLVAPVSYLEITLAKVLVASAFGIFVGLVSLTFLHFFMVYPIWNIPLLVLFLTISAVVFSAFGLYVSLVPENPINAMTWLNLIRLPMMFTSGAIVSLLLFPRWFIAVGLLTPMTYAVEGVRFAMLHYYDVVNPVYSFLVLLLLAMVFIYLSTSRLEGLY
- a CDS encoding ABC transporter ATP-binding protein, whose product is MAEAVVAKNLVKRYGDFEAVKGISFTVKKGEAFALLGPNGAGKTTTVKMLTTLTSITSGEAYVNGFDVKREKLAVRRSIGLVPDVSNLYDELTVRENLLFMAKLYDAPPSRVDELIKEFELPADRKFGRLSTGFKRRATIAAALVHEPEVLFLDEPTNGLDVHSAKAVRALIRYLNKKGMTVFITTHNMVEAETIPQRIAIMRDGRIVAEGKRNELAKLVGKKKIVKLSVEPLTSSLLRALERYNPSFEEEGLVFEVDDVDAFLDELYSLKTELGFRIEGLCTEIPGIEEVFVELTKGCSCGGCPL
- a CDS encoding 4Fe-4S dicluster domain-containing protein, which produces MRRILHVDYSLCIGCETCQGVCEFLHHGKPNIRIYYTMSGLPIPINCRHCEKAPCMEICPVGAISRDHDGAVIVDPQRCIGCFMCLAVCPFGVPSFNVEVRAITKCDMCADRRELGMEPACKEMCPAEAIFFGKPEEVEDRVRRRTAEKIARERISSESFESFGQML
- a CDS encoding WD40 repeat domain-containing protein, yielding MGCKMKRLLMLMLLILAIPVSASPVKLWSYSDTCAVFSLSMNSNGSIGLAFGYYAELLGPDGKLLWKGPTRGIAYSSALSENNILLIGTEGRWIQAFENGKIIWEKELNNAVVSVSISPNGDFAVAGDASGWVYFFKDGNLVWEKKISDYVWAVVFQDGKVFVGSNNGLSVFSTEGELIWDTNPGPVRKTSIADDVVVALVVPRSESWSELVAFDLNGKILWRYRFPGYARAVDTDGENIAVAGNFGNVTLFSIDGKLLYSKPLIGYAYDVATMKKYTVVGYGKTVELIAPNGTVVWFERFNGTVYHVAFSPKGYFLTEHGSHDVQNCYGTIDAWALTGTPTVTAQESNRKTGVNPCITGGLIALVVLMGVLLWRKRS
- a CDS encoding FAD-dependent oxidoreductase, which encodes MNGMRFAFLCREKPSPTGKKVAIIGAGPAGLSAAGYLVCHGHDVHVYDKLPEPGGLMLFGIPEFRIPIYRVREGYKELENVFEVKFYPNTKVSFGDEEEEGDDFVKNVVDFNELVQNYDAVLIATGTWKSFIPDIEGVELEGVYPALGYLFRIKSAKLGHLDWSEVVPIEGKRVMVIGAGHTAVDAAMESLLLGAEKVYMSYRRTIREAPAGAYEINLLQKRGVKWLELTVPVRIIGENGKVKAIELQKCKLSEPDETGRKRPIPIEGSNFQIDVDYVIFAVGQRPTPPKGAEIAVDKKGRIIVDSRHMTSIEGVFAAGDVATGPSKVGRAVLDGLLAAESMHHWLMEVRK